Genomic segment of Geminocystis herdmanii PCC 6308:
GAAAAGGCTTGATTAATTAATTTTACGGCGGTTTTACCATCCTTAAATTTAATAGCTTGACGGGCTAAATAGAATAACTGATGGGCTTTTGCAGGTTTTTCACAACGATCGATCAGATCAGGGGCATATAAACGAGTTTTTTCGATTACTTGCTCCCAAGAAGCCAACTGGGGAAAGACATTTGCCGAAAGCCCTTGTTGATTGACTCGATAAAGGGTTAATGTATCAGAAAATCCCTCTATTTTCCAAGCCGTTTGTAAGACAATTCTAATCCAACATTCTAAATCTTCCGATCGTCGAAAATCCTCATCAAAATAAAAATTCTCCTCCTCTCCATGACGGTTATCTGGAAAACAAATCTCCTCAAATACTTCTGTGCGAATCACGGGGGCTGAACCATTACCGATGGAATTTTCGTAAAACAAATGTTCTGCTGTAATATTTTGCAATCTAGGCATTTGATATGTACCAAGTAATTTATCTTGATTATCAATGAAAGCCGATCGACAAAAACTCACCCCCACTTCAGGATGAGATTCTAAATGCTCAATATGTTTTGCTAATTTATCAGGCATCCACATATCATCACCATCTAAAAAAGCTAAATATTCTCCTTGACTGTGGCGAATCCCCGTATTTCTTGCCCCCGCTAATCCTCGATTTTTTTGCGAGATAATTCTGATGCGAGAATCCTCAAACTGCCGACAAATATCCATAGTTCGATCGTTTCCTTCATCATCAATAATCAATAATTCAAAATGAGGATAGGTTTGACTCAAAACCGAGTTAATAGCTTGAGCAATATAGGCTTCCACATTATAGACAGGGACAATTACAGAGACAAGTTTCATATATAAGTGAGTAGGCAAAATTAATTGTATGTTTACTTTATGAAAGGCAAAAGGCAAAAGGCAAGAGGCAACAAAGATGTAAGTTATTTTAATTAATTTTAAAATTCACAATCTATTTTGCATGAGTACTTACAATCTTCCTGTCTTCCTGTCTTCGGAGTCTTCCAAGTCAGCCCTCACCTATTTTTATAGTTCACTCAGGTTTCACTCAAGCCGTTTTTGTGAGTAAAAAGATGCTGATTCTTCCCCTTGAGTGCATTCTTCAGTAAATTTGATTAAATGATGTGACACAAGAGAAATGTGTATTATACTCTCAATATCAAGGCTTTTAAAAGCAGGTATAGCCATTTTCCAGAAGATTTGACGATAATTACTCAACACCCCAACACGCCAGAGTAAATTACCTAATATTTGTAATCCTTTTTTAATATTACTCCATGAGGCTCGTTGAGAATCTGGAATTTCTAAGCGATTAGGATAGGTATGTTTGGCATTATAGGCAAACCTTTCATATAAGTATTCGGGATTATAGGCGATCGAAATACACCGTTTCCACATATTAACTACTTCTTCATAGGGCATGAGAAAATCAATATTCGACTCTCGACTATCTTCTTCAATAATGCGTCCTTCTTTTGCTAAACGATTCCATAAAGGAGTTTTGGGCAAGGCGAAAAGTAGATTAATCGTTAACACAGGTATTTGAGAAGCCTTGATAAACTCTAGGATATTATCTGCCGTTTCGGGGGTATCCGTATCAAAACCGATGATGATACCAGACACCACTTCTAAACCATAACGATTAAAGGTTTTTACCGCTTCCAAAATGGGCATACTGAGATTATGTTGTTTAGAAATCGCTTTTAATGCCGAAGGCTCAGGGGTTTCAATACCACAAAAAACGGTGGTAAAATAAGCCTCTCGCATCATTTCTAACAATTTTGGACTTTGGGCTAAATTCAAGGTTGCTTCACAGGTAAACTCTACAGGATAGCCATTTTTTTTCTGCCAGTCTATCAAATGGGGTAACAATTCCATCAAAGCCCGTCTATTACCCACAAAGTTATCATCCACAAAATAAATCGCCCCCGGATTACCTGAAGCCA
This window contains:
- a CDS encoding glycosyltransferase family 2 protein — protein: MKLVSVIVPVYNVEAYIAQAINSVLSQTYPHFELLIIDDEGNDRTMDICRQFEDSRIRIISQKNRGLAGARNTGIRHSQGEYLAFLDGDDMWMPDKLAKHIEHLESHPEVGVSFCRSAFIDNQDKLLGTYQMPRLQNITAEHLFYENSIGNGSAPVIRTEVFEEICFPDNRHGEEENFYFDEDFRRSEDLECWIRIVLQTAWKIEGFSDTLTLYRVNQQGLSANVFPQLASWEQVIEKTRLYAPDLIDRCEKPAKAHQLFYLARQAIKFKDGKTAVKLINQAFSTYNKILFTNTRVTVLTSIVGYLLYLLPSPLYNFLEFWGLKLNGFIQKSAIKRNKN
- a CDS encoding B12-binding domain-containing radical SAM protein; amino-acid sequence: MTTYIPENKRKILCVFPKYSRSFGTFHHAYPLIKGVKGFMPPQGILVVAAYLPKSWEVRFIDENITMATKADYQWADAVIVSGMHIQKPRINHINELAHQEGKITLLGGPSVSGCPEYYPDFDLLHLGELGDATDRAIEYLDKHTQRPTQQIRFETVERLPLDRFPIPAYNLIKLEQYFLGNIQFSSGCPYNCEFCDIPELYGNSPRLKTPSQVIAELDAMLASGNPGAIYFVDDNFVGNRRALMELLPHLIDWQKKNGYPVEFTCEATLNLAQSPKLLEMMREAYFTTVFCGIETPEPSALKAISKQHNLSMPILEAVKTFNRYGLEVVSGIIIGFDTDTPETADNILEFIKASQIPVLTINLLFALPKTPLWNRLAKEGRIIEEDSRESNIDFLMPYEEVVNMWKRCISIAYNPEYLYERFAYNAKHTYPNRLEIPDSQRASWSNIKKGLQILGNLLWRVGVLSNYRQIFWKMAIPAFKSLDIESIIHISLVSHHLIKFTEECTQGEESASFYSQKRLE